In Arachis hypogaea cultivar Tifrunner chromosome 7, arahy.Tifrunner.gnm2.J5K5, whole genome shotgun sequence, the genomic window CCCTTATTGTTTAATTCTCGAATTTGTGGTACAGGTGAATTTAAGCATagatacttttttttaatatggataaaattaaaatatttttatgttatgttcATGTTCATGTTCTCTTTCTGCACTATGGTTCTGCCAGTTGTTAATTACTGTGGGTTAACCACCAAAAGCAACCCCAAAATGTTTTGTTGCTGACAAAAATGACCCCCATTTTTCgtattgacaaaaataataattaaaaaacgtGCACGAAACTCCTTCCATTAAGAGTGACGTTTTCTGTTAATGTGAATGTCTGATGTGGCAAACAGGAAAGCATATGTGGCAAACGGAGTTACCTAGCTGGCAACCTATTCTCAAATTTCCAAATTTCTTAACCCTAATCTCCCAATATTTCAAAATCAGAAAGTCATCTCTGTGAAGAGTGGTTCCCAACAATGGCAGATAGGGTGGTTCCTTTTCCTCCATCTTCCACTAtggtctctctctttctctcccctcCATCTTCTTTCATCTTCACGCAtttctccttcctcttctctCCATACCGATGTCTCTCTCTTCTCTAtcattcttctctctcttctgagAATCAACGGCGGCTCCTCCCTTTGCTGCCGCAAgccttcttcttctgcttctgctttgGGAGGTTTTCTGGCTTCAGGAGGTAGCAGTACTGAGTCCTCTATTTCTACAGCCACAACTTCCTCAGCGCTAAGTCTCTTCCTCCTCCAAACGTGGtgtcttcgttttcttctttcaACACCattctcctcttcttctcctcccgGCACTGCATCTTCGCCATCTTCTCCTCCTAGTGCCGCCAGAATCGAATTAGTATTTTGTGCAAGCACTTGCAACAAAAATGGTGATTTGGGATATGAGAAATTGACGACTTTTGGTGAAGGTTTTGGAAGTTCAGGATGAGAGTGATGTTGGGATCTGAGAAATTTGGGGATCACCATCATGAATCATTCTGAAATTGGGGtttgatttaattaaaatttgggAAATTAGTGTTTTATATTAGGTATATTAGGGTTTTAGTTTGAAGCTATGCATGTTCTATTCTTCAATTTgatctctatttttgtttttatttttataattttgaagaagatagtgGCTGGACTGTGTTGATGGTCAGGAGGTGAGAGAGGGAAAGTGAGTGTGAGGAagtgagagaagaagagagggagaggagCGGGAGGGGGATGGTGCTGCGGCGGTGGTGGTTCTCTAGTGGCTCTGTCACGGCTGGTAGAGGTGCTACAAATGGTGAGTGAGTGAGAGGGTGGGTGAGTGAGTGTGCAGGCCACATCATCCTCCCATTTTGCCACATATGCTTCTCCGTTTGCCACATCAAACATTTACGGTAACGGAGAACGTTTCTCTTGACAGATGGATGTTTCATGcacgtttttaaattattaaagtcATTTTTGTCAACGACAAAATCTTTTGGGGCGTTTTGAGTGGTTAACCCTAATTACtttatgtaatatttttatcGAGTAAACTACCAAAATGGTATCTGAAAGTTTACGTCACTAATAAAAATAACGGGTTAACCACCAAAAATGCCCCCGAATTATTCAAACGCTGATAAAAATGCATCCAAATTTTACTATTGACAAAAAtaccttcaaataatttaaaaatacaacaacaatacccaacagtaaatatatattttcaaaaatatcttagaggttgaattttgatgtaattttttgcaagcatgattataaaaataagatattattatacataaaaattggtgatttttcattaagtatatatttttttttataattttttttgttaacaatcaataatacttttaaaaaatcacaacattatatacataacaaaaaatcaccaaattttaagaataataatatctcatttttataatcatgcttgcaaaaaattaaatcaaaatttaatttctaatgtatttttgagaaatacatatttttaatgttagtttttttgcaagattatctaatattaaatatgtattttttaaaaatacattagaggttgaattttgatacaattttttacaagaatgattaaaaaaataagatattattatccttaaaatttggtaatttttcgtTGAGTATAtatttgttttgtaatttttttgttaacaactaataatacttttaaaaaatcacaaaaaaaatatatactcagaaaaaaatcaccaaattttaagaataataatatatcatttttttaattattcttgtaaaaaatcacatcaaaattcaatttctaagatattttttgaaaatatatatttactagtgggtattgttgttgtgtttttaaattatttaagggcatttttgtcgatagtaaaattcggGTGCTTTTTTATCCGCGTTTGAATAATTCGGAGGCGTTTTTGGTAGTTAACCCTAAAAATAACTCTAAAAGATGCTAATGCCAAATAAGCCCCCGAAAGACTTAAAAGCACGGGAAAAAGAACTTTAGAAATCAGATTTAGATGCAATTTTTTAtaagaattattagaaaaataagatctctttattcttataatttaataattttatgtcaagtgaatttttttaattttattgtgaattatcaatttttttaaaaaaaaagaaaaatctagaTATGAAATTTTGCTTTGAATTTTTGTGtaccttttaaatatttatttaaatattaccacaaaaatttgaatcaaatgaaCAAATCGTTTGCCGAATACgaaattttttgtaatttataaaaaatagagtttaattttgatgcactaacaGTGTAAAGTGTTCTACATAGTCGTGCAATCATATCCATTCTTTTGGATAATCATTCGCGCAGTCAATGTAAAAGGAAATTATTTTAACGGATGTGATGTTACCTAATTGGATGTACGTGTAGAATTACTTTACACTGACAGTacctcaaaattaaattctaaaaattatattatttattgtttTTGTCACATTTTGAAATCATTAAGGGACTGTTTTATCGATAACGTcttttaggaattttttggtgaGCACCTGAATCTTTCAGGTACTAAGTTGGTCTATTTTTATGGGCATAAACTTTTTAAGTGTATTTTCTCTAGATAAAGGTCAtggttattttattcttcttgggAGAAAACATAACTGCATGCCATTGTTATTTCAGACAAGAAGTCGAAAGAGACATACAAAAGCAAACGTAGTAAAGGAGATATCCCGAAGGTGAGTTATATACCTAATAATGCCGCGTGCAATTTGAGAACCTTGTATGTAATGAGAAGTTCCTAATTGGGCTATTGGGCCTATTTTTACTCATTACATTGTATCAAGTCTTGTCTCTTCTCGTCATGCTGACTGCCGAGTATCTGTGTCAATTTGCTTTTCCATTTCATTTTACATGTTTTTTCAAGCGTGTTCTCATGCTTTTCTTCTACATTTGAATATATTAATTTAGTTCAATTCCTCAAATCCTGGTTCGCCCACTCTGTCTTTCTGatcaatttatttaatattttaatatactaAATGTTGAAGAAAATAGCACAAATGATTGCTCATGCTGCAATTTTGGACATGCGAGAGTATTATATTCTGTAATTTTGAAAAGTCCACGGATAGCTTCTATCATGATTTCATGGTCCATCTCTCCCAAAGACACATGAATGGTTGTATATCCGACAGACACCCtcacgtttttaaattatttttgggcTTGAAGCATGGAAgatacaaaaaattgaaaaataagaacaagaatcAAGTTCTAAAAGTTTTGGTCATAGAGATTCTTATGCTATGTCATGAATCATCTCTCCCAAAAGCTTACATTGTTCCGTTAGAGGCACATAAAAGGTTTTATATTTAACAATTTCCCAACTAATTTAGAACTTTTAAGATGGATCATTCATCTGTCTACTCATATATGTGAAACCTGGAAAAGTTTCTTGCTGATTGTCATTTCTCAATCTAGTGACTACATTTGTTAGTTAGAAGCTGCAGTTGAAATTACTTACCAATTAGTGTATCGGTATTTGTAGTTCATCTTTGTCATTTCAATGCAGGGAATCCAAGAGTTGTCCAGTGATGATTATTTTGCCAAGAACAATGAGTTTGCTACCTggctaaaagaagaaaagaatgtgttCTTCTCTGACCTTTCGTCCGAGTCGGCACGCGAGATGTTCTCGGATTTTGTTAAGGCTTGGAACAAAGGGAAGCTTGAGACGAATTACTATGAAGGCATTGCAAGCGGTCCTCGGACAGCACATAACTGGAAAATCAAGAAGTAGATTTGACGAATTACCTTTCTAACCACTCCCTTGAAACTCAGTAAATATAGATAGATCTCTTCCTGAATCTGCTGTTCATGACATTCCAAAGGAAAGAGGATAAGAGCAGAAAATTAGTTGAAACAAGAAAATTTGGTGGATTTTGGCTTCAATTAGTTTAATGGCGGGTAGGTATGTTATTTTCTTCTGTGTTTTGGTGAATTAATGTCTGACCAAGGGATGGTAGATCTATGCATATGTAGCATTTACCTCTCAGTAtagcaaaatattttattttgttttatacgAGGGTGTCTCATCTATGGCATAACCCGGAGTATTTTCCCCCTCATAATGTGTAGCACATTATCAGTATTTGTGGAGAATCCCAACGTTATTTACATGCAAAAACTAAGAAAAGTTTGTTCTTCCAAGTAAAAGAAAATTTGCTGGTACTTTTACCAATGGCATTATGATAATGGAAATTTTTGAACCGAGTAAGTAAATTAGCTTATCAGCTAGAAATATTTCATGTTTTTGTAATATGTTCAATCTGTATTCTAGGTTCCTAACATCATGTTACATGATCAAGTTAAATTAATAATCAAGTTTAATCAAATTGCACTAATAATTTAGTGATTTACAATACTAACAAAAAATACACCCACTCTCAATATGTGTGGCTTAGCTCTATTCCACTTTCACTTGTACTCTTCCTCTTTTCTACCAAAATGGCTACACTCACCCTTACTTTTGATTTTTCGATTCAAACCACAAATTCTGACTAAGAATCTCTGATACACTCAGAATCTCACTCTCTATTTCCATCACTCTTGCGTTGATTTTTTCGCTCTCACTCAATCTTGTgatctcttcattttttttttctcac contains:
- the LOC112703369 gene encoding style cell-cycle inhibitor 1 isoform X1, whose product is MGSDRKCKRHSYSSPSDSEADERKSKRQRTVEDEEKKKKRKLEKKEKRKDKKSHKHSKEKSDKDKKSKETYKSKRSKGDIPKGIQELSSDDYFAKNNEFATWLKEEKNVFFSDLSSESAREMFSDFVKAWNKGKLETNYYEGIASGPRTAHNWKIKK
- the LOC112703369 gene encoding style cell-cycle inhibitor 1 isoform X2 yields the protein MGSDRKCKRHSYSSPSDSEDERKSKRQRTVEDEEKKKKRKLEKKEKRKDKKSHKHSKEKSDKDKKSKETYKSKRSKGDIPKGIQELSSDDYFAKNNEFATWLKEEKNVFFSDLSSESAREMFSDFVKAWNKGKLETNYYEGIASGPRTAHNWKIKK